In Carassius carassius chromosome 5, fCarCar2.1, whole genome shotgun sequence, one genomic interval encodes:
- the LOC132140829 gene encoding T-box transcription factor TBX2b-like: MRDPVFTANAMAYHPFHAHRPADFPMSAFLAAAQPSFFPALTLPPGLSKPLADHALSGAAEAGLHAALGHHHQAAHLRSFKSLEPEEDVEDDPKVTLEAKDLWDQFHKIGTEMVITKSGRRMFPPFKVRVNGLDKKAKYILLMDIVAADDCRYKFHNSRWMVAGKADPEMPKRMYIHPDSPATGEQWMAKPVAFHKLKLTNNISDKHGFTILNSMHKYQPRFHIVRANDILKLPYSTFRTYVFPETDFIAVTAYQHDKITQLKIDHNPFAKGFRDTGNGRREKRKQLALPSMRMYDDQCKVDRDGADSDASSCEQNTGRDSVHSPIGPPSPLKFNRSRDDKNCNDSDNELDQHDNGMIRVSSPDQRPRSPFSPHCEDRVNERTTPEKKGDYSDSRKETDSVFSIRTLEKDKLDSKNLKESDTTKKDADSVGLNTVKDGFSPLMVQTESPSHFSASHLQSLALSGLHNQHFFNPLSTGQPLLFHPGQFAMNPSAFSTMGMGHLLASMSGASGLENGSLSSQSTSSPNPFQFHLSQHMLASQGISMPPFGGLLPYPYTYMAAAAAAASALPAGVSTLSRNPFLSSARPRLRFSPYQIPVSIPQSSGLLTTGVPSALSAESESSKSGSRESSPISEHHSHKTGSGQNKGSPKSSGTDSVNELHNIQRLVRGLEKHRDVSPRSDSPN; this comes from the exons ATGAGAGATCCAGTTTTCACAGCGAACGCTATGGCTTATCACCCTTTTCACGCGCACAGGCCGGCCGACTTTCCCATGTCAGCTTTCCTTGCCGCGGCTCAACCCTCGTTCTTCCCAGCGCTCACTTTACCACCGGGTCTCAGTAAACCTCTGGCGGATCATGCGCTCTCCGGCGCGGCTGAGGCTGGCTTACACGCGGCGCTTGGACATCACCACCAGGCGGCTCATCTCCGCTCCTTCAAGAGTCTCGAGCCAGAGGAGGATGTTGAAGACGATCCTAAAGTTACATTAGAAGCCAAGGACCTTTGGGATCAATTCCACAAAATTGGAACCGAAATGGTTATCACTAAATCAGGAAG GAGAATGTTTCCTCCGTTTAAAGTGCGCGTGAACGGCCTGGACAAAAAAGCAAAGTATATACTTTTGATGGATATAGTTGCTGCAGACGACTGCCGCTACAAATTTCACAACTCTCGATGGATGGTCGCAGGAAAGGCCGATCCGGAGATGCCCAAACGAATGTACATTCACCCGGATAGCCCGGCCACGGGTGAACAGTGGATGGCAAAGCCTGTTGCTTTCCACAAACTTAAACTGACCAACAATATTTCGGATAAACATGGATTT aCCATTCTAAATTCGATGCACAAATACCAACCCAGGTTTCATATCGTTAGAGCTAACGATATTCTGAAGCTCCCTTATAGCACCTTCAGGACATATGTATTTCCTGAGACCGATTTTATAGCTGTCACTGCGTATCAGCATGACAAG ATCACACAACTGAAAATCGATCATAATCCATTCGCGAAAGGATTCAGAGACACGGGAAATGGAAGAAGAGAAAAAAG AAAACAGTTAGCCCTGCCGTCAATGCGCATGTACGACGATCAATGCAAAGTCGATCGAGATGGAGCAGATTCGGACGCCTCATCTTGCGAACAAAATACTGGAAGAGATTCAGTTCATTCACCGATTGGACCACCAAGTCCACTTAAATTCAACAGATCCAGAG ATGACAAAAACTGCAATGATAGTGACAACGAACTTGACCAACATGATAATGGAATGATCAGAGTCAGTAGTCCAGACCAGAGACCACGATCACCATTCAGCCCACACTGCGAGGATAGAGTCAACGAGAGAACTACCCCAGAAAAGAAAGGGGACTATTCGGATTCAAGGAAAGAAACTGACTCTGTCTTCAGCATCAGGACATTGGAGAAGGACAAACTGGACAGTAAGAATTTGAAAGAATCAGACACCACCAAAAAGGATGCAGACTCTGTGGGCCTGAACACAGTCAAAGATGGCTTTTCCCCTCTAATGGTCCAAACAGAAAGCCCATCACATTTTAGTGCAAGTCACTTGCAAAGTCTAGCCCTCTCTGGTTTACACAATCAACATTTCTTTAACCCACTGAGTACAGGACAGCCACTCTTATTTCACCCTGGGCAGTTTGCTATGAATCCTAGTGCTTTCTCAACCATGGGCATGGGACACTTGTTAGCCTCAATGTCTGGAGCAAGTGGACTAGAGAATGGCAGCCTCTCCTCTCAGAGCACCAGTTCACCCAACCCTTTCCAATTTCACTTATCACAACATATGCTTGCATCTCAG GGTATCTCCATGCCACCGTTCGGGGGACTGCTGCCCTACCCGTACACGTACATGGCGGCTGCAGCCGCAGCGGCCTCCGCTCTCCCCGCCGGCGTCTCCACACTCAGCCGGAACCCCTTTCTCAGCAGCGCGCGGCCAAGGCTTCGATTCAGCCCCTATCAGATCCCCGTGTCTATTCCTCAGAGCTCCGGTCTGCTCACCACCGGCGTACCGAGCGCTCTGAGCGCGGAGTCGGAGTCATCGAAATCAGGCAGCAGGGAAAGCAGTCCTATATCTGAACACCACAGCCATAAAACCGGAAGCGGCCAGAACAAGGGATCTCCCAAATCTTCAGGGACGGATTCCGTTAACGAACTGCATAACATACAAAGATTAGTCCGCGGACTGGAGAAACACAGGGACGTGTCACCCCGTAGCGATTCACCAAACTGA